In Thiovibrio frasassiensis, one DNA window encodes the following:
- a CDS encoding STAS domain-containing protein — MPMKCDTTTQGETVCFALSGTIDEEGAAALKQQFSTLPHAQVKELIIDLADVSHIGSSGIGKLLLFYKNMAAHKGVIRLVRVPQPIHDLFTELRLDTLFSISTGR; from the coding sequence ATGCCCATGAAATGCGACACCACGACACAGGGAGAGACGGTATGCTTCGCCTTGTCCGGGACCATCGACGAAGAAGGCGCCGCAGCCCTCAAGCAGCAGTTCAGCACCCTCCCGCACGCCCAGGTCAAGGAACTTATTATCGATCTAGCCGATGTCAGCCACATAGGCAGTTCCGGTATCGGCAAGCTGCTTCTGTTCTACAAAAACATGGCGGCCCACAAAGGCGTCATCCGCCTGGTCAGAGTGCCACAGCCCATCCATGACCTTTTCACCGAGCTGCGGCTGGACACCCTCTTTTCCATTAGTACCGGAAGATAA
- a CDS encoding SpoIIE family protein phosphatase, with protein sequence MNPQPLNMPYTADQILAGVSHGVYVTDLERRIVYWNEAAEKITGWRAAEVLGRSCKDNILRHTDKEGRELCGKESCPLYRAMVTGSGSIAPSLVFARKREGGRLPVQVSVSPIFNGLGTVIGGVEVFQDLSHRMRDLERARQIQALSMTMPANDDPRLRWAFHYAPHDIVGGDYSSVERLDRDRYAFLIADVMGHGVAAALYAMHLHSLWESNRGLLEQPAIFMAALNRNLCQLVRDGESFATCLFGLIDLETRTVALCGAGSPPLLLAREKEIRQIKTTGLPLGMMPDTEYEASRISFCPGDGLLFFTDGAIEIADSRGTMLGSDGLANLVHAHGFPDSEEKMLQLAEKILLFSNGIRLPDDLTMLGVRFPTEP encoded by the coding sequence ATGAATCCGCAACCACTGAATATGCCCTACACCGCGGACCAGATTCTGGCGGGCGTCAGCCACGGCGTCTATGTCACGGACCTGGAGCGACGGATCGTCTACTGGAACGAAGCCGCGGAAAAGATCACCGGCTGGCGGGCTGCGGAAGTGCTGGGCAGATCGTGCAAGGACAACATCCTCCGCCACACGGACAAGGAAGGAAGGGAGCTGTGCGGCAAGGAATCCTGCCCCCTGTACCGGGCCATGGTCACCGGCAGCGGCTCGATTGCCCCTTCCCTGGTGTTCGCCCGCAAAAGGGAGGGTGGACGATTGCCGGTGCAGGTGAGCGTTTCGCCCATCTTCAACGGGCTGGGCACGGTCATCGGCGGGGTGGAGGTCTTTCAGGATCTTTCCCACCGGATGCGCGACCTGGAAAGGGCTCGGCAAATCCAAGCCCTTTCCATGACCATGCCGGCCAACGACGATCCGCGCTTGCGCTGGGCCTTCCATTATGCGCCCCACGACATCGTGGGCGGTGATTACTCCTCGGTGGAACGGCTTGACCGGGACCGCTATGCCTTCCTGATCGCCGATGTCATGGGGCACGGGGTGGCGGCGGCCCTGTATGCCATGCACCTGCATTCCCTGTGGGAAAGCAACCGCGGATTGCTGGAACAGCCCGCCATATTCATGGCCGCCCTGAACCGCAACCTCTGCCAGCTAGTCCGGGACGGAGAGTCCTTTGCCACCTGCCTGTTCGGCCTCATCGATCTGGAGACAAGGACCGTGGCCCTCTGCGGCGCGGGCAGCCCTCCCCTTTTGCTGGCGCGGGAAAAAGAAATACGGCAGATCAAGACGACCGGCCTGCCGCTGGGCATGATGCCGGACACCGAATACGAAGCGAGCCGCATCTCCTTTTGCCCCGGCGACGGCCTGCTCTTTTTCACCGACGGCGCCATCGAAATCGCCGACTCCCGCGGCACCATGCTCGGCAGCGACGGCCTGGCAAACCTGGTGCATGCGCACGGTTTCCCGGACAGCGAAGAAAAAATGCTCCAGCTTGCCGAAAAGATACTGCTCTTTTCAAACGGAATCCGCCTCCCGGACGATCTGACCATGCTGGGTGTCCGGTTTCCCACCGAGCCATGA
- a CDS encoding sugar phosphate isomerase/epimerase family protein, with protein sequence MTYQHITSRCFINFPFRRLQQEMDLVLAHRFQPEISLEGDTLYTATAAEFREVAETLAQAGLGCTLHAPFFDLAPGALDEHILAATRNKLGKGFDLIELFQPAAVVCHLNYEANKHGYKESAWFSAALATWQELLAKAALHQVPLMLENTYETGPEQHVKMLTALNSPLARFCLDVGHVASFAKNTWQDWLPALAPWLGHIHLHDNNGDRDAHLAPGRGSFDFSGLFGYLKEQHLHPLVTLEPHTEDDLWASLDALDRMRFFSTE encoded by the coding sequence ATGACCTACCAGCACATCACCTCGCGCTGTTTTATCAATTTCCCCTTTCGCCGGCTCCAGCAGGAGATGGATCTTGTTCTCGCCCACCGCTTTCAGCCGGAAATCAGCCTGGAAGGCGATACGCTGTACACCGCCACCGCTGCCGAATTCCGGGAGGTTGCCGAGACCCTGGCACAAGCCGGGCTTGGCTGCACCTTGCACGCCCCTTTTTTCGATCTCGCCCCGGGCGCTCTGGATGAGCATATCCTGGCCGCCACCCGCAACAAACTGGGCAAGGGTTTTGACCTCATCGAACTGTTTCAGCCGGCCGCGGTGGTCTGCCACCTGAACTACGAAGCGAACAAGCACGGCTACAAGGAATCGGCCTGGTTCAGTGCCGCTCTGGCAACCTGGCAGGAATTGCTGGCAAAAGCCGCTCTCCACCAAGTACCCCTGATGCTGGAAAACACCTATGAAACTGGGCCGGAGCAGCACGTAAAAATGCTCACCGCCCTGAACTCGCCTCTGGCGAGGTTCTGCCTGGATGTAGGTCACGTTGCCTCCTTTGCCAAAAACACCTGGCAGGACTGGCTGCCTGCCCTTGCCCCCTGGCTCGGCCATATCCATCTCCACGATAATAACGGCGATCGCGACGCCCACCTTGCACCGGGTCGGGGCAGCTTTGATTTTTCCGGCCTGTTCGGCTATCTTAAGGAACAGCACCTGCACCCCTTGGTCACCTTGGAACCCCACACCGAAGATGACCTGTGGGCAAGCCTGGACGCCCTGGACCGGATGCGCTTTTTTAGTACGGAATAG
- a CDS encoding Trm112 family protein, whose translation MISPELLDILACPKCKGEVKLTEKKDGLVCESCRLLYEIREDIPIMLIDEAKKLDD comes from the coding sequence ATGATCAGCCCAGAACTGCTTGATATCCTTGCCTGCCCCAAATGCAAAGGCGAGGTGAAGCTCACCGAAAAAAAAGACGGTCTGGTTTGCGAGAGCTGCCGGCTTCTCTACGAGATCCGTGAAGACATCCCCATCATGCTCATCGACGAGGCCAAAAAACTGGATGACTGA
- the dnaE gene encoding DNA polymerase III subunit alpha — protein MPEAPPANFVHLHVHTQYSLLDGAIRVGDLLAKCKEYRMDSVAITDHGSMFGALEFYVQAKKAGIKPIIGCEFYVSPSHRFDKSAKSAGKAAFHLVLLAMNNTGYQNLLKLASLAQLEGFHYKPRIDLEALAAHAEGLIALTACLHGGIPQRITAGDMEGAREEARQLMALFGDRLYLEMQENNIPEQAVVNQGLKALSKELGIPLVATNDCHYLNRNEAQAHEVLLCIQTGKTMHDANRFRFSTDELFFKSPEEMKKAFAHSPESIAETVRLAERCNVELSFGESHFPIFPVPEGETLDSLFEKAALAGLEDRFGDMREIDQLTPEIEKTYRERLAHEIDVIIKMGFPGYFLIVADFINWAKDHEIPVGPGRGSGAGSLAAYSMRITDIDPIPYGLIFERFLNIERKSMPDFDVDFCQERRGEVIEYVQQRYGGEAHVAQIVTYGSMKARAVIRDVGRALGVAYGDVDRIAKLIPEELKITIKKAIDAEPRLQELMKRDPQVEELLHIAQTLEGLNRHTSIHAAGVVISPRPMVEYLPVCKGPKGEVLTQYDMIHTEMTGLIKFDFLGLKTLTVIDRALKLIAADIGHKPDINRIPLDDTKTYDLLTKGDALGVFQLESSGMRGLLMKMKPEVFSDLIALVALYRPGPLESGMVDQFVDTKHGRMQAIYPLPQLEPILKETYGVIVYQEQVMKIANVLAGYSLGDADNLRRAMGKKKEEVMAAEKEKFMAGAKKNSIPADKAEYVFDLMAKFAGYGFNKSHSAAYALIAYQTAWLKAHYPAQFMAALLSCDVSNTDKVVRYIIECRDHEIEVLPPDINESDKDFAVVNDRIRFGLAAVKNVGGQALDSIMEVRAADGPYGGLEDFCDRVDSRKVNRRVIESLIKAGAFDSLGAKRSQLFAILDIAMEQAQSAQRDRLSGQISLFSAMPQAEGNKANTIDLPDIAEWSEKERLAFEKETVGFYLTGHPLDNFYKEIMAVADTELTNLGDWGDNQPVRVGGLVREYKDHRSKKGDRMAFIVLEDRAGAVEVVVFPDAFAKCGHLLTTDEPLIILGTVKQEEQGAKIIAESVDSLSEARSKYTNGARILLKSDQVSRQKLESLKNKVREFHGTCPVSLTLNFAGRGEVDIEPPSDFTVRPCKEFDTAVEGLLGYSAVMYLKTKAEIQPRNGGKGGRWRQNGTS, from the coding sequence ATGCCGGAAGCCCCGCCAGCCAATTTCGTCCACCTCCATGTCCACACCCAATACAGCCTGCTCGACGGCGCCATCCGAGTCGGCGACCTGCTGGCCAAGTGCAAGGAATACAGGATGGACTCCGTGGCCATCACCGATCACGGCTCCATGTTCGGGGCCCTGGAATTTTACGTGCAGGCCAAAAAGGCAGGGATCAAGCCCATCATCGGCTGCGAGTTCTATGTCTCTCCCAGCCACCGTTTCGACAAATCGGCAAAAAGCGCCGGCAAGGCCGCCTTCCATCTCGTCCTCCTGGCCATGAACAACACCGGCTACCAGAACCTGCTCAAGCTGGCCAGCCTGGCCCAGCTGGAAGGGTTCCACTATAAGCCGCGTATCGACCTGGAAGCATTGGCCGCCCATGCCGAGGGGCTCATCGCCCTCACCGCCTGCCTGCACGGCGGCATTCCCCAGCGCATCACCGCCGGCGACATGGAGGGTGCCCGGGAAGAGGCGCGCCAGCTCATGGCCCTGTTCGGCGACCGCCTGTATCTCGAGATGCAGGAGAACAATATCCCCGAACAGGCAGTGGTCAATCAGGGGCTCAAGGCGCTCTCCAAAGAGCTGGGCATCCCGCTGGTCGCCACCAACGACTGCCATTACCTCAACCGGAATGAAGCCCAGGCCCACGAGGTGCTACTCTGCATCCAGACCGGCAAAACCATGCACGATGCCAACCGGTTCCGCTTTTCCACCGACGAACTCTTCTTCAAATCACCCGAGGAGATGAAAAAAGCCTTTGCCCATTCGCCCGAATCCATCGCCGAAACCGTCCGCTTGGCAGAGCGCTGCAATGTCGAGCTGAGCTTCGGCGAATCACACTTCCCGATCTTCCCGGTGCCCGAGGGCGAAACCCTTGACTCCCTGTTCGAGAAAGCCGCCCTGGCCGGGCTTGAGGATCGTTTTGGTGACATGCGGGAGATCGATCAGCTCACCCCGGAGATTGAAAAAACCTACCGGGAGCGGCTGGCCCACGAGATCGACGTCATCATCAAGATGGGCTTTCCCGGCTATTTTCTCATTGTCGCCGATTTTATCAACTGGGCCAAGGACCATGAGATCCCGGTAGGCCCGGGCCGCGGCTCCGGCGCCGGCAGTCTTGCCGCCTACTCCATGCGGATCACAGACATCGACCCTATTCCATACGGGTTGATCTTCGAGCGGTTTCTCAACATCGAGCGCAAGTCCATGCCCGACTTTGACGTGGATTTCTGCCAGGAGCGCCGCGGCGAGGTCATCGAATACGTGCAGCAACGCTACGGCGGCGAGGCGCATGTCGCCCAGATCGTCACCTACGGCTCCATGAAGGCCCGCGCCGTTATCCGCGACGTGGGCCGCGCTCTTGGCGTTGCCTATGGCGATGTGGACCGCATCGCCAAACTGATCCCGGAAGAGCTCAAGATCACGATCAAGAAGGCGATCGATGCCGAGCCCCGCCTCCAGGAGCTGATGAAACGCGACCCCCAGGTAGAGGAGCTCCTGCACATCGCCCAGACCCTGGAGGGGCTCAACCGCCACACCTCCATCCATGCCGCCGGGGTCGTGATCTCGCCCAGGCCCATGGTGGAATACCTGCCGGTCTGCAAGGGCCCCAAGGGCGAGGTCCTCACCCAGTACGACATGATCCACACCGAGATGACCGGGTTGATCAAGTTCGATTTCTTGGGCCTTAAGACCCTCACCGTTATCGACCGGGCCCTCAAGCTAATCGCCGCGGATATCGGCCATAAGCCCGACATCAACCGCATCCCCCTGGACGACACCAAGACCTACGACCTGCTGACCAAGGGCGATGCCTTGGGGGTTTTCCAGCTGGAAAGCTCCGGCATGCGCGGGCTGCTGATGAAAATGAAACCCGAGGTCTTCTCCGACCTCATCGCCCTGGTGGCCCTCTACCGCCCGGGGCCGCTGGAATCCGGCATGGTGGATCAGTTCGTCGACACCAAGCACGGCAGAATGCAGGCCATCTACCCGCTGCCCCAACTGGAGCCTATCCTCAAGGAGACCTACGGGGTCATCGTCTACCAGGAACAGGTCATGAAGATCGCCAACGTTCTGGCCGGCTACTCCCTGGGCGATGCCGACAACCTCCGGCGGGCCATGGGCAAGAAAAAAGAAGAGGTCATGGCCGCTGAGAAGGAAAAATTCATGGCTGGGGCCAAGAAGAACTCCATCCCCGCCGACAAGGCCGAATATGTTTTCGACCTGATGGCCAAGTTCGCCGGCTACGGCTTCAACAAGAGCCACAGCGCGGCCTACGCCCTGATCGCCTACCAGACCGCCTGGCTGAAAGCGCATTATCCCGCCCAGTTCATGGCCGCCCTGCTTTCCTGCGACGTGAGCAACACCGACAAGGTGGTGCGCTACATCATCGAATGCCGCGACCATGAGATCGAGGTACTCCCCCCGGACATCAACGAGTCGGACAAGGACTTTGCCGTGGTCAACGACCGCATCCGCTTCGGTCTGGCCGCGGTCAAGAACGTGGGCGGGCAAGCCCTGGACTCCATCATGGAGGTGCGGGCCGCGGACGGACCCTATGGCGGGCTGGAGGATTTTTGCGACCGGGTGGATTCGCGCAAGGTGAACCGGCGGGTCATTGAAAGCCTGATCAAGGCCGGGGCCTTCGATTCTTTGGGGGCCAAGCGCTCCCAGCTCTTCGCCATCCTGGATATTGCCATGGAACAGGCGCAATCCGCCCAACGGGACCGGTTAAGCGGCCAGATCTCACTCTTCTCGGCCATGCCCCAGGCTGAGGGAAACAAGGCCAACACCATCGATTTGCCCGACATCGCGGAATGGAGCGAAAAAGAACGGCTCGCCTTTGAAAAAGAGACCGTGGGTTTTTATCTCACCGGCCATCCCCTGGACAATTTTTACAAGGAGATCATGGCCGTGGCCGACACTGAACTCACCAATCTTGGCGACTGGGGCGACAACCAGCCGGTGCGGGTGGGCGGCTTGGTCCGGGAATACAAGGATCACCGCAGCAAAAAAGGCGACCGCATGGCCTTCATCGTTTTAGAAGACAGGGCCGGAGCCGTCGAGGTGGTGGTTTTCCCCGATGCCTTTGCCAAATGCGGCCATCTCCTCACCACCGATGAGCCGCTCATCATCCTGGGCACGGTCAAACAAGAAGAACAGGGGGCCAAGATCATCGCCGAATCGGTGGACAGCCTGTCCGAGGCCCGGAGCAAATACACCAACGGAGCCCGCATCCTACTCAAGTCCGATCAGGTGAGCAGGCAGAAGCTGGAAAGCCTGAAAAACAAGGTGCGCGAGTTCCACGGCACCTGCCCGGTTTCCCTGACCCTCAATTTTGCCGGGCGGGGCGAGGTGGATATCGAGCCGCCCTCGGATTTTACCGTGAGGCCTTGCAAGGAATTCGATACTGCGGTGGAAGGATTGCTGGGGTATAGCGCGGTGATGTACCTGAAAACCAAGGCGGAGATCCAGCCACGGAACGGGGGCAAGGGCGGACGCTGGCGGCAGAATGGGACGAGTTGA
- a CDS encoding PhnA domain-containing protein yields MSTEKTLHDRSESKCELCSVSEGLSVYAVPPSSDGGADQCVLLCPTCRGQIETPETIDVHHWRCLNDSMWSQVPPVQVMAWRMLHRLSGEGWAQGLLDMLYLDEATLAWAQAADDEKNHEPGAKHVDSNGATLTAGDSVTLIKDLDVKGANFTAKRGTLVRGISLIAENPEHIEARVNGQRIIILTQFVKKAG; encoded by the coding sequence ATGAGCACCGAAAAAACCCTGCATGACCGCAGCGAATCCAAATGTGAATTATGTAGTGTATCCGAAGGCTTGAGCGTGTATGCAGTTCCTCCGAGCTCAGATGGCGGTGCGGATCAGTGCGTGCTCCTCTGCCCGACCTGCCGGGGACAGATTGAAACTCCGGAGACGATCGACGTGCATCACTGGCGTTGCCTCAATGACAGCATGTGGAGTCAGGTGCCCCCGGTACAGGTGATGGCCTGGCGGATGCTCCATCGGCTGAGCGGTGAAGGGTGGGCGCAGGGATTGCTCGACATGCTTTATCTGGATGAAGCAACCCTGGCCTGGGCACAGGCTGCAGATGACGAAAAGAACCATGAACCGGGCGCCAAACATGTTGACAGCAACGGCGCAACCCTGACTGCCGGAGACTCGGTCACCCTGATCAAGGATTTGGATGTGAAAGGGGCAAACTTTACAGCCAAGCGCGGCACCCTCGTGCGCGGAATCTCGCTGATTGCGGAAAACCCCGAACATATCGAGGCCAGGGTGAACGGGCAGCGGATTATAATTCTGACCCAATTTGTCAAAAAAGCGGGGTGA
- a CDS encoding methyl-accepting chemotaxis protein: MGWNKLSVNQKITIGFGCILALFIITGVITYLGVNRIINGAGEVIASTKLDGILAQREVDHLNWVNQLNALIVDDRVTTLQAETDDHKCGFGTWLYGEGRKQAEKQFPALAPLLLSIEKPHHDLHQTAIAIKEQFRPEDRTPAKGIFLTQTLPALSEVQRLLKEIRTTAKKNVPTDEAMLTAATATKYSVAGLTVVSVAVGMLLSFLTASGLSRLLSRITDTIRDNSHQVAATAEKISLTSNALAEDASEQAAVAEETAASLASMTEGSRQTAELTAGSEKLMNENIEKSGQSLRALVDLTRNMGLIEQDSDKIGHIITTIGSIAFQTNLLALNAAVEAARAGEAGAGFAVVATEVKNLAMRTATAANDTQHLLEGTMQRLSQSTSALKSVNTDFEGIIESATGIGDKNTAITKASRSLAEQIRQMQEATNSLSSATQRVAASSEESTTASEELSAQADELEAVVDELTKVVMGSRAA; the protein is encoded by the coding sequence ATGGGCTGGAACAAGCTGAGCGTCAACCAAAAAATCACCATCGGCTTCGGCTGCATTCTGGCGCTGTTTATTATCACCGGCGTGATAACCTACCTGGGCGTCAACCGCATCATCAACGGCGCCGGAGAGGTCATTGCCAGCACCAAACTGGACGGGATCCTGGCCCAGCGCGAGGTGGATCATCTGAACTGGGTCAACCAGCTCAACGCCCTGATCGTTGATGACCGTGTCACCACCCTGCAGGCGGAAACCGATGACCACAAATGCGGTTTCGGCACCTGGCTCTACGGCGAGGGCCGCAAACAGGCCGAGAAACAATTTCCGGCCCTGGCGCCGCTCCTGCTGAGCATTGAAAAACCGCACCACGACCTGCATCAGACCGCCATTGCCATCAAGGAACAGTTTCGTCCCGAGGACCGCACCCCAGCCAAGGGGATCTTTCTCACCCAAACCCTGCCGGCCCTGAGTGAGGTGCAACGGCTGCTGAAAGAAATTCGGACCACGGCCAAGAAAAACGTGCCCACCGACGAAGCCATGCTCACCGCCGCCACGGCCACCAAATACAGCGTTGCCGGCCTCACCGTCGTTTCGGTGGCCGTGGGCATGCTGCTCTCCTTCCTTACCGCTTCCGGTTTGAGCCGGCTACTTTCCCGCATCACCGATACCATCCGCGACAATTCCCACCAGGTGGCCGCCACCGCAGAAAAAATCTCCCTTACCAGCAACGCCCTGGCTGAGGATGCCTCGGAACAAGCTGCGGTGGCGGAAGAAACCGCAGCCTCCCTGGCCTCCATGACCGAAGGAAGCCGACAGACCGCGGAGCTGACCGCAGGCAGCGAAAAGCTGATGAATGAAAACATCGAGAAATCCGGCCAATCCCTCCGCGCCCTGGTGGATCTCACCCGCAACATGGGCTTGATCGAACAGGACAGCGACAAGATCGGCCATATCATCACCACCATCGGCAGCATCGCCTTTCAGACCAACCTGCTGGCCCTGAACGCAGCGGTGGAAGCGGCCAGGGCCGGCGAAGCCGGCGCCGGTTTCGCAGTGGTGGCCACCGAGGTCAAAAACCTGGCCATGCGCACGGCCACGGCGGCCAACGACACCCAGCATCTCCTGGAAGGCACCATGCAGCGCCTCAGCCAGAGCACCAGCGCCCTGAAAAGCGTGAACACCGACTTTGAGGGGATTATCGAGTCAGCCACCGGTATCGGCGACAAGAACACCGCCATCACCAAGGCCAGCCGCAGTCTGGCCGAACAGATCCGCCAGATGCAGGAAGCCACCAATTCCTTGAGCAGCGCCACCCAACGGGTCGCCGCCTCCTCCGAGGAATCGACCACCGCCTCGGAAGAGCTGTCCGCTCAGGCCGACGAACTGGAAGCGGTGGTCGACGAGCTGACCAAGGTGGTGATGGGAAGCAGGGCGGCTTAA
- a CDS encoding ATP-binding protein produces the protein MTPPQESPSASPLLSREHSIRTADSGAIDCFVAEVFAAMEPALKKQGFVNPEFRITMALHEAVVNAWQHGNRKDPNKTVTVRWRINEDIVLEVMDEGGGFDFRAPCDPRAEKNVGKLCGRGIAIIKYLTDQVSWRDQGRHLIVSFGRNPRH, from the coding sequence ATGACTCCGCCACAGGAATCGCCCTCCGCCTCGCCCCTCCTCTCCCGGGAGCATTCAATCCGCACGGCGGACAGCGGAGCTATCGATTGTTTTGTCGCCGAGGTCTTTGCCGCGATGGAACCCGCTCTCAAAAAACAGGGCTTCGTCAATCCGGAATTCCGCATCACCATGGCCTTGCACGAGGCCGTAGTCAATGCTTGGCAACACGGCAACCGAAAAGACCCGAACAAGACCGTTACTGTCCGCTGGCGCATCAACGAGGATATTGTCCTTGAGGTGATGGATGAGGGGGGGGGATTCGATTTTCGAGCACCCTGCGATCCGCGGGCCGAAAAAAATGTCGGCAAACTCTGCGGACGGGGCATCGCCATCATCAAATATCTGACAGACCAGGTCTCCTGGCGGGATCAAGGGCGCCATCTGATTGTCTCCTTCGGCAGAAATCCCCGTCACTAA
- the rfbA gene encoding glucose-1-phosphate thymidylyltransferase RfbA gives MKGIILAGGSGTRLYPLTRSVSKQLLPVYDKPMIYYPLSTLMLAGIREVLLITTPEDQGQFMQLLGDGSQWGISLEYAVQPKPEGIAQAFVIGEKFIGNAPVCLILGDNIFYGPGLAQTIQDKGADPQGGMVFGYYVRDPERYGVISFAPDRTVLDIEEKPAKPKSRYAVTGLYFYDSQVVEIARNLKPSARGELEITDVNKAYLAKGQLQVELLGRGTAWLDTGTHNSLLDAANFIKVVEDRQGLKIACLEEIAFRMGYIDRAQLVRLAEPLRKNGYGQYLLQILEEDQGL, from the coding sequence GTGAAAGGAATAATCCTGGCAGGTGGCTCCGGCACGCGGTTATATCCGTTGACCCGTTCGGTGAGCAAGCAGTTGCTCCCGGTCTACGATAAGCCCATGATCTATTATCCTCTTTCGACCCTCATGTTGGCGGGGATTCGGGAGGTTTTGCTCATCACCACCCCGGAGGATCAGGGGCAGTTCATGCAGCTCTTGGGCGATGGCAGCCAGTGGGGCATCAGCCTGGAATATGCGGTGCAGCCCAAGCCCGAGGGGATTGCCCAGGCCTTTGTGATCGGGGAGAAATTTATCGGCAACGCGCCGGTCTGTCTCATTCTCGGGGATAACATCTTCTATGGACCAGGTCTGGCTCAGACCATTCAGGATAAAGGGGCCGATCCTCAAGGCGGGATGGTCTTCGGCTACTACGTGCGTGATCCGGAGCGTTATGGGGTGATCTCCTTTGCTCCAGACCGGACCGTCCTTGATATTGAAGAGAAACCGGCCAAACCGAAATCCCGGTATGCTGTGACAGGTCTTTATTTCTATGACAGTCAAGTAGTTGAGATTGCCAGAAATCTTAAGCCTTCCGCCCGCGGGGAGCTTGAGATAACCGATGTTAATAAGGCGTATCTCGCCAAGGGACAGCTTCAGGTCGAACTCCTGGGGCGGGGCACGGCCTGGCTTGACACCGGCACCCACAATTCTCTGCTGGACGCGGCCAACTTCATCAAAGTCGTGGAAGACAGGCAGGGGTTGAAGATCGCCTGTCTCGAGGAGATCGCCTTCCGGATGGGCTATATTGATCGGGCGCAGCTGGTGCGGCTAGCCGAACCCCTGCGGAAGAACGGCTACGG